One stretch of Prionailurus viverrinus isolate Anna chromosome C1, UM_Priviv_1.0, whole genome shotgun sequence DNA includes these proteins:
- the CPLANE2 gene encoding ciliogenesis and planar polarity effector 2 gives MHSTPSRCQAMARPPAPGSVIVPDWHESAEGKEYLACILRKNRRRVFGLLERPVLPPPVAIDTASYKIFVSGKSGVGKTALVAKLAGLEVPVVHHETAGIQTTVVFWPAKLQASDRAVMFRFEFWDCGESALKKFDHMLPACKEKTDAFLFLFSFTDRASFEDLPGQLARVAGDTPGVVRMVIGSKFDQYMHTDVPERDLTAFRQAWELPLLRVKSVPGRRLADGRTLDGWAGLADVAHVLNGLAEQLWHQDQVAAGLLPDTSENSPS, from the exons ATG caTTCTACCCCGTCGCGGTGCCAGGCCATGGCCAGACCACCCGCCCCGGGCTCGGTGATTGTCCCAGACTGGCACGAGAGCGCCGAGGGCAAGGAGTATTTAGCCTGCATCCTGCGCAAGAACCGCAGACGGGTGTTCG GGCTGCTGGAACGACCAGTGCTGCCCCCACCCGTGGCCATTGACACAGCCAGCTACAAGATCTTCGTGTCTGGAAAGAGCGGCGTGGGCAAGACAGCACTGGTGGCCAAGCTGGCTGGCCTAGAGGTACCCGTGGTACACCATGAGACCGCTG GCATCCAGACCACCGTGGTATTTTGGCCAGCCAAACTGCAGGCCAGTGACCGTGCTGTCATGTTCCGCTTTGAGTTCTGGGACTGCGGGGAGTCTGCACTCAAAAAGTTCGACCACATGCTGCCG gcttGCAAGGAGAAGACAGatgctttcctcttcctcttctccttcaccGACCGTGCCTCCTTTGAAGACCTCCCTGGACAGCTGGCCCGAGTAGCAGGCGACACCCCTGGTGTTGTCAGGATGGTCATCGGCTCCAA ATTTGACCAGTACATGCACACTGATGTGCCTGAGCGTGACCTCACGGCCTTCCGGCAGGCCTGGGAACTGCCCCTCTTGAGGGTGAAGAGTGTGCCGGGGCGGCGGCTGGCAGATGGGCGCACACTGGAtgggtgggctgggctggccGACGTTGCCCACGTGCTCAACGGCCTGGCGGAACAGCTGTGGCACCAGGACCAGGTGGCAGCTGGCCTGCTCCCCGACACCTCGGAGAACTCCCCCAGCTGA